Proteins from a genomic interval of Mesobacillus sp. S13:
- the lpdA gene encoding dihydrolipoyl dehydrogenase — translation MAQEYDLVILGGGTGGYVAAIRASQLGLKTAIVEKGKLGGTCLHKGCIPSKALLRSAEVYATAKKSEEFGVTTGEVGVNFVKVQERKEKIVEQLHRGVQHLMKQGKIDVFEGLGRILGPSIFSPMPGTISVEMNSGEENEMLIPKNVIVATGSRPRTLPGLEADGQYVMTSDEALVMEDLPKSIIIVGGGVIGIEWASMLADFGSQVTVIEYADRIVPTEDKEVSREMQRAMKKKGVKIITSAKVLSETLQKGDGVTISAEVKGETKEFTAEKLLVSVGRQANVEGIGLENTEIQLEKGFIQTNEFFQTKESHIYAIGDVIGGLQLAHVASHEGIVAVEHIAGEDTHPIDYTLVSKCIYSSPEAASVGLTEDEAKEKGHDVKTGKFSFKAIGKALVYGESDGFVKIVADKETNDILGVHMIGPHVTDMISEAGLAKVLDATPWEIAHTIHPHPTLSEAIGEAALAVDGKAIHS, via the coding sequence ATGGCTCAAGAATATGATTTGGTCATTCTCGGAGGCGGTACAGGCGGATACGTTGCAGCAATCAGAGCTTCTCAGCTTGGCTTGAAGACTGCCATAGTTGAAAAAGGAAAGCTAGGCGGAACATGCCTGCATAAGGGCTGTATCCCGAGCAAGGCATTGCTCCGCAGCGCTGAAGTATATGCGACTGCAAAGAAAAGTGAAGAATTTGGCGTGACTACAGGAGAAGTGGGCGTCAATTTCGTAAAGGTACAGGAAAGAAAAGAAAAAATCGTTGAGCAGTTGCACCGTGGTGTACAGCACCTGATGAAACAAGGGAAGATTGATGTATTTGAGGGACTCGGAAGGATCTTAGGTCCGTCCATCTTCTCACCAATGCCGGGAACCATTTCTGTTGAAATGAACAGTGGTGAGGAAAATGAAATGCTGATTCCTAAGAATGTCATCGTTGCAACAGGTTCTAGACCAAGAACATTGCCTGGACTTGAAGCAGATGGCCAATATGTGATGACATCCGATGAAGCACTTGTCATGGAAGACCTGCCAAAATCCATCATCATCGTTGGCGGTGGCGTAATCGGAATTGAATGGGCGTCCATGCTTGCTGATTTTGGATCTCAAGTTACCGTCATTGAATATGCGGACCGTATCGTTCCAACTGAGGATAAGGAAGTTTCGAGAGAGATGCAGCGGGCGATGAAGAAAAAAGGCGTGAAAATCATCACAAGTGCAAAAGTCTTATCTGAGACTCTTCAAAAAGGCGATGGAGTCACGATCAGTGCAGAGGTTAAAGGTGAAACGAAAGAATTCACTGCTGAAAAATTGCTAGTCTCTGTTGGACGCCAGGCAAATGTTGAAGGAATCGGACTGGAGAATACAGAAATCCAACTGGAAAAAGGCTTCATTCAGACGAACGAGTTTTTCCAGACAAAAGAATCTCATATCTATGCAATTGGTGATGTGATCGGTGGCCTGCAGCTTGCTCACGTGGCTTCACATGAGGGAATCGTTGCGGTTGAACATATTGCTGGTGAGGATACGCACCCAATCGATTATACGCTTGTCTCCAAATGTATTTACAGCTCTCCTGAGGCTGCAAGCGTCGGTTTGACGGAAGATGAAGCAAAAGAAAAGGGCCATGATGTAAAGACAGGGAAGTTCTCTTTCAAAGCGATCGGCAAGGCGCTTGTATATGGTGAGTCAGACGGATTTGTAAAAATCGTTGCTGATAAGGAAACCAATGATATCTTAGGTGTCCATATGATTGGGCCTCATGTAACCGATATGATTTCTGAAGCAGGCCTTGCTAAAGTTTTAGATGCAACACCATGGGAAATTGCCCATACAATCCATCCGCACCCGACATTGTCAGAGGCCATCGGCGAAGCTGCCCTGGCTGTGGATGGCAAAGCAATCCATTCTTAA
- the buk gene encoding butyrate kinase produces the protein MQQTEHRILVINPGSTSTKIGVFDNEVSVFEKTIRHDSAVINSYETIIDQYEFRKNTILETLDTEGINISKLSAVCGRGGLLRPIEGGTYAVNNNMLADLRAGYSGQHASNLGGILAYEIASGLNIPSFIVDPVVVDELDPVARVSGFSLIERKSIFHALNQKAVARRVSKELGKKYEELNLIITHLGGGITVGAHKKGRVVDVNNGLHGDGPFSPERAGTVPAGDLVELCFSGDYFRGEIMKKLVGQGGLVGYLGTNDAVKVEKMIKQGNKKAKLVYDAMAYQVAKEIGSASAVLAGKVDAIVLTGGLAYGKEFVQAISERINWIADVIVHPGENELQALAEGAIRILRGEEEVKEYPGK, from the coding sequence GTGCAACAAACAGAACATCGGATTCTAGTCATCAATCCAGGATCTACATCAACGAAAATTGGAGTCTTTGACAATGAGGTTTCGGTTTTTGAAAAAACAATCCGTCACGACTCAGCTGTCATCAACTCTTATGAAACCATCATCGACCAATACGAATTCAGGAAGAATACGATACTTGAAACGCTTGATACGGAAGGGATCAACATTTCAAAATTAAGTGCTGTTTGTGGGCGCGGCGGGCTTTTGCGGCCAATCGAGGGCGGAACATATGCAGTGAACAATAATATGCTCGCAGACTTGCGTGCAGGTTATTCTGGCCAGCATGCTTCAAACCTGGGAGGTATTCTTGCATATGAAATCGCGTCAGGTTTAAACATACCTTCCTTTATTGTTGACCCAGTCGTGGTGGATGAGCTTGATCCGGTTGCCCGGGTATCAGGATTCTCCCTTATTGAACGAAAAAGCATTTTCCATGCATTGAACCAAAAAGCAGTCGCCCGCAGGGTTTCGAAAGAGCTCGGAAAAAAATATGAAGAGCTGAATTTGATCATAACTCATCTTGGAGGCGGGATCACTGTAGGGGCCCACAAAAAGGGAAGGGTTGTCGATGTGAATAACGGTTTGCATGGGGATGGTCCTTTCAGTCCGGAACGTGCAGGCACAGTACCGGCAGGCGACCTTGTGGAGCTATGTTTTTCTGGTGATTACTTCCGGGGAGAAATCATGAAGAAACTTGTCGGACAGGGTGGCTTGGTTGGGTACCTTGGAACGAATGATGCAGTGAAGGTCGAGAAAATGATTAAACAGGGAAATAAAAAAGCAAAACTCGTTTATGATGCGATGGCTTACCAGGTAGCAAAGGAAATCGGTTCTGCAAGTGCCGTCCTTGCTGGGAAAGTAGACGCGATTGTTCTTACAGGGGGTCTTGCGTACGGTAAAGAGTTCGTTCAGGCAATCTCTGAAAGAATCAACTGGATTGCGGATGTCATTGTCCACCCTGGTGAAAACGAATTGCAGGCACTCGCTGAAGGTGCGATTCGCATTCTTCGCGGCGAAGAAGAAGTGAAAGAATATCCGGGCAAGTAG
- the bcd gene encoding Leu/Phe/Val dehydrogenase produces MEIFKYLEQYDYEQVVFCQDKQSGLKAIIAIHDTTLGPALGGTRMWTYASEEAAIEDALRLAKGMTYKNAAAGLNLGGGKTVIIGDPRKDKNEEMFRAFGRYIQGLNGRYITAEDVGTTVADMDLIHEETDYVTGISPAFGSSGNPSPVTAYGVYRGMKAAAKEAFGTDSLEGKTIAVQGVGNVAFNLCRHLHEEGAQLIVTDINKEAVQRAVEEFGAKAVEPDEIYSVDCDIYAPCALGAVINDETIPQLKAKVIAGAANNQLKDTKHGDIIHEMGIVYAPDYVINAGGVINVADELYGYNAERAMKKVETIYNNIEKVIEIAKRDGIPTYKAADRMAEERIERMRNSRSQFLQNGHHILSRR; encoded by the coding sequence ATGGAAATTTTCAAGTATCTAGAACAGTACGATTATGAGCAGGTTGTATTTTGCCAGGATAAACAGTCAGGATTGAAAGCGATCATCGCAATTCATGATACAACTCTTGGACCAGCTTTAGGCGGAACTCGTATGTGGACTTATGCATCAGAAGAAGCTGCTATCGAGGATGCACTTCGCCTAGCTAAAGGCATGACATACAAAAATGCTGCTGCTGGCCTGAACCTTGGCGGAGGAAAGACGGTTATTATCGGTGATCCTCGCAAAGATAAGAATGAAGAAATGTTCCGTGCATTCGGCCGTTATATCCAGGGTTTAAACGGAAGATATATCACGGCAGAAGATGTTGGTACGACTGTGGCAGATATGGATTTAATCCATGAAGAAACAGACTATGTAACCGGTATCTCACCAGCATTCGGTTCATCAGGCAATCCTTCCCCGGTTACAGCATATGGCGTATACAGAGGGATGAAGGCAGCTGCTAAGGAAGCCTTCGGCACGGATTCCCTTGAAGGAAAAACAATCGCTGTCCAAGGTGTGGGTAATGTAGCATTTAACCTTTGCCGTCATCTGCATGAAGAAGGTGCTCAGCTGATTGTTACGGATATTAATAAGGAAGCAGTACAAAGAGCTGTTGAAGAGTTCGGGGCTAAAGCAGTTGAACCGGATGAGATCTATAGCGTGGACTGTGATATTTACGCACCATGTGCATTAGGCGCAGTAATCAACGACGAAACGATTCCTCAGCTAAAAGCGAAGGTCATTGCCGGAGCTGCCAACAATCAGCTTAAGGATACAAAGCATGGAGATATCATCCATGAAATGGGTATTGTATACGCACCTGATTATGTCATCAATGCTGGCGGCGTCATCAACGTTGCGGATGAGCTTTACGGCTACAATGCAGAAAGAGCAATGAAAAAGGTTGAAACCATTTACAACAATATCGAAAAAGTAATCGAGATTGCTAAAAGAGATGGGATTCCTACTTATAAAGCGGCTGACCGTATGGCAGAAGAGCGAATTGAAAGAATGCGCAATTCTCGCAGTCAATTTCTGCAAAACGGCCATCATATCCTAAGCCGCCGTTAA
- the yqiS gene encoding phosphate butyryltransferase has translation MKLDSLISMASQDGRKTVAVAAAEDSEVLEAVARAVELKLADFLLYGNEEEIKKMIAAKHPSLGGSKGVKIFSTPNNYAAAEMAVKAVKNNDANVVMKGNIPTAVILKAVLNKEYGLRTGAVLSHVAVFEVPGYDRFTIVTDAAMNISPDVEQKAQIIKNAVKVAHSIGIEMPKVAPLAAVEMINPAMQATVDAASLTMMNKRGQIQGCIVDGPLALDNAVSQIAAEHKGIKSEVAGKADILLVPAIEVGNVLYKSLIYFANAKVGAVIAGAKAPIVLTSRADTAESKLYSLALALCSASK, from the coding sequence ATGAAACTAGACTCACTCATCAGCATGGCATCCCAAGATGGCAGGAAAACAGTAGCCGTTGCAGCCGCTGAAGATTCTGAGGTTTTAGAAGCAGTTGCCAGAGCTGTTGAACTGAAGCTTGCCGATTTCCTTCTTTATGGAAACGAGGAAGAAATTAAGAAGATGATTGCGGCGAAGCATCCGAGCCTTGGAGGCAGCAAAGGCGTTAAAATCTTTTCCACACCAAATAATTATGCCGCTGCAGAAATGGCTGTGAAAGCAGTCAAAAACAATGATGCCAATGTCGTAATGAAGGGGAATATCCCAACTGCGGTGATTTTAAAGGCTGTCTTGAATAAAGAGTATGGACTTAGGACAGGGGCTGTTCTTTCTCATGTGGCGGTATTTGAAGTGCCTGGCTACGATCGATTCACAATTGTAACCGATGCAGCGATGAATATTTCGCCTGACGTTGAGCAAAAAGCCCAAATCATCAAGAATGCAGTAAAGGTAGCTCATTCTATAGGTATTGAAATGCCGAAAGTGGCACCGCTTGCAGCCGTGGAAATGATCAATCCTGCGATGCAGGCAACCGTAGATGCTGCATCATTAACGATGATGAACAAAAGGGGACAGATTCAGGGGTGTATTGTGGATGGTCCGCTTGCCCTTGATAATGCGGTATCGCAGATTGCTGCAGAGCATAAGGGAATCAAAAGTGAGGTTGCCGGCAAGGCGGATATACTCTTGGTCCCTGCAATCGAGGTTGGAAACGTCCTTTATAAATCATTAATTTACTTTGCCAATGCAAAAGTTGGCGCAGTTATTGCCGGAGCTAAAGCTCCAATTGTGTTAACATCCAGAGCGGACACTGCTGAAAGTAAACTATATTCACTTGCATTAGCGTTATGCTCTGCTTCTAAATAA
- a CDS encoding sigma-54 interaction domain-containing protein translates to MQKVMIVGAGKGGTAILDIFKQTADVVAVVDINPDAPGIIAAQDAGIQTGADWHKYMSDQLDIIIEVTGEEDVFRELRDARGKNTVLIPGSVAFLLATLLEEKEELIKTLRKITYEHDLIFNSSGDGMVVINTEGIVTLFNKSAEKIIGATKEQAEGKHVSEIIPTSKLPRVLNTRKVESNRELVLPNGSKIITTRIPIIDENDQLIGAFSVFKDITEVVNLAEEITNLKEIQTMLQAIINSSDEAISVVDEDGRGIMINPAYTRITGLKEEEVIGQPATADISEGESMHMKVLKTRRPVRGTAMRVGPNKKEVVVNVAPIIVDGKLKGSVGVIHDMSEIQSLNRELTRARQIIRTLEAKYSFEDIIGQSEEMTIPIEQAKLGAKTPATVLLRGESGTGKELFAHAIHNASDRRFNKFIRVNCAAISESLLESELFGYEEGAFSGAKRGGKRGFFEEANNGSIFLDEIGELPANTQAKLLRVLQEREIVRVGGTKPVPINVRVIAATNMNLEKAIANGSFREDLYYRLNRMPIHIPPLKRRKEDIPLLCERLIRKINQDYGRNVEGVSGEAIKRLMDYDWPGNVRELENVLGRAIIFLNYSETIIRIEHLPELQNSQVKDKEDNIGPSIPTEPLAVQLEEYEAKVILSTLKAVKGNKTAAAKALGVSVRNLYYKLEKYRIEVDSMQ, encoded by the coding sequence ATGCAAAAAGTAATGATTGTAGGAGCAGGTAAGGGTGGAACGGCAATTCTTGACATTTTCAAACAGACTGCAGATGTGGTTGCTGTGGTTGATATAAACCCTGATGCTCCGGGGATTATCGCAGCACAAGATGCAGGAATCCAGACAGGGGCAGACTGGCATAAGTACATGTCAGATCAGTTGGATATCATCATTGAAGTGACCGGAGAAGAGGATGTCTTCAGGGAATTAAGGGATGCTCGCGGTAAAAACACTGTGCTAATACCAGGAAGTGTCGCTTTCCTCTTGGCTACCCTTTTGGAAGAAAAGGAAGAACTAATAAAAACTCTCAGGAAAATTACATATGAACATGATTTGATATTCAATTCTTCTGGTGACGGTATGGTGGTCATTAATACAGAAGGAATCGTAACCTTGTTCAATAAAAGCGCAGAAAAAATAATTGGAGCAACAAAGGAACAGGCAGAAGGGAAACACGTCTCCGAAATCATACCCACAAGCAAGCTTCCAAGAGTGCTCAACACCAGGAAGGTAGAGTCCAATCGGGAATTGGTTCTGCCCAATGGGTCGAAAATCATCACGACAAGGATCCCGATCATTGACGAAAATGATCAATTGATTGGCGCGTTCTCTGTATTTAAGGATATTACTGAAGTTGTGAACCTTGCGGAAGAGATAACGAACTTAAAAGAAATCCAAACCATGCTTCAGGCGATCATCAACTCCAGTGATGAAGCTATTTCTGTAGTAGATGAAGATGGCCGGGGAATCATGATCAATCCAGCTTATACAAGGATAACCGGGCTGAAGGAAGAAGAAGTAATCGGACAGCCGGCAACCGCTGATATTTCGGAGGGCGAGAGCATGCATATGAAGGTGCTTAAGACGAGACGGCCTGTCCGTGGTACGGCGATGCGGGTTGGACCGAATAAAAAAGAGGTTGTTGTCAATGTTGCGCCGATCATCGTAGATGGGAAGCTTAAGGGAAGTGTCGGGGTCATCCATGATATGTCGGAGATCCAGAGCTTAAACCGTGAGCTGACACGAGCGAGGCAGATTATTAGAACACTTGAAGCGAAATACTCATTTGAGGATATTATCGGCCAATCAGAAGAAATGACGATTCCAATTGAACAAGCTAAGCTTGGGGCGAAAACCCCTGCAACTGTCCTCCTTCGCGGGGAGTCGGGAACGGGCAAGGAATTATTTGCACATGCGATTCACAATGCGAGCGACCGGAGGTTCAATAAGTTCATCCGGGTTAATTGTGCAGCAATTTCAGAATCACTGCTCGAAAGCGAACTCTTCGGATACGAAGAAGGTGCTTTTTCAGGCGCAAAACGCGGCGGGAAACGGGGATTTTTCGAGGAAGCCAATAATGGCAGTATCTTCCTTGATGAAATCGGTGAATTGCCTGCCAATACCCAGGCAAAACTGCTCCGGGTCCTTCAGGAAAGAGAAATAGTCCGGGTGGGTGGAACAAAACCCGTTCCGATCAATGTCAGGGTCATAGCCGCGACAAATATGAACCTTGAAAAGGCGATTGCAAATGGCAGTTTTAGAGAAGACTTATATTATCGTCTAAACAGGATGCCGATTCATATACCTCCTCTTAAAAGGAGGAAGGAAGACATCCCGCTCCTGTGTGAAAGGTTGATCCGTAAAATCAATCAGGATTATGGCCGTAACGTCGAAGGAGTTTCAGGAGAAGCTATTAAGAGGCTGATGGATTATGATTGGCCAGGGAATGTAAGGGAGCTTGAAAATGTCCTTGGGCGTGCGATCATATTTTTGAATTATAGCGAGACGATCATTCGAATCGAACATTTACCGGAATTGCAGAACAGCCAGGTTAAGGATAAGGAGGATAACATTGGTCCATCAATCCCGACCGAACCGCTTGCAGTCCAACTGGAGGAGTACGAAGCGAAAGTCATTCTGTCAACTCTAAAGGCGGTAAAAGGGAACAAAACGGCTGCTGCGAAAGCTTTAGGTGTTTCAGTGAGGAATTTATATTATAAGCTTGAAAAATACAGGATTGAAGTAGATAGCATGCAATAA
- a CDS encoding DUF2627 domain-containing protein, translating to MIRIIALIIMLIPGVIAALGVKLMRDMVFGILQAPFPFLWLQFLAGLLFFLAGLGFIAGFILHRDRKRNKVQAIFRIPDSNKKQNRP from the coding sequence ATGATCAGGATCATAGCATTAATCATTATGTTGATACCAGGTGTCATTGCTGCTTTAGGGGTAAAACTGATGCGCGATATGGTGTTTGGAATCTTGCAGGCACCTTTCCCATTTTTATGGCTTCAATTTCTTGCCGGCCTTCTCTTTTTCCTGGCGGGACTGGGTTTCATCGCTGGTTTTATCCTGCATCGTGATCGAAAGAGAAATAAAGTCCAGGCAATTTTCCGGATTCCTGATAGCAATAAAAAGCAAAACAGGCCTTGA